A single Sporosarcina sp. FSL W8-0480 DNA region contains:
- a CDS encoding reverse transcriptase-like protein — MIVLLTWTYRSPKGTETIFRSEEMSAEQAVLIAEDLAKTGRVKQVNFIDRFESSWTLKELKGYLKGIETEPHNIIVYFDGGFDWETKAAGVGCVIYYDQNGKSYRLRKNASITGLTSNNEAEYAALHLCLLELELLGVHHLPVRIIGDSRVVINHLTEEWLVIEQDLYSWAEKIEEKMDALGLQPEYELVSRKKNSEADRLAAQALAGTEIMATIEKS, encoded by the coding sequence ATGATTGTTTTACTCACATGGACGTATAGATCACCGAAGGGAACGGAGACAATCTTTCGGTCCGAAGAAATGTCAGCGGAGCAAGCTGTATTAATCGCGGAGGATTTGGCAAAGACGGGCCGCGTAAAACAGGTGAACTTCATAGATCGATTTGAAAGTTCATGGACGCTTAAAGAGTTGAAGGGTTATTTGAAAGGAATCGAAACAGAGCCGCATAACATCATCGTCTATTTCGATGGTGGATTCGATTGGGAAACGAAGGCGGCCGGCGTAGGCTGCGTCATTTATTACGACCAAAATGGGAAGTCCTATAGACTTAGGAAAAATGCGTCTATCACTGGGTTAACTTCAAATAACGAGGCTGAATACGCTGCACTTCACCTTTGCCTGTTAGAGCTTGAATTGTTAGGAGTCCATCATTTACCCGTCCGTATTATCGGTGATTCAAGGGTTGTCATCAATCATTTAACTGAGGAATGGCTTGTGATTGAGCAGGACTTGTACAGTTGGGCAGAAAAGATTGAAGAGAAAATGGACGCACTTGGACTTCAGCCTGAGTATGAGCTTGTATCAAGGAAGAAGAACTCCGAAGCGGATCGCTTGGCTGCTCAAGCATTAGCTGGAACGGAGATTATGGCTACTATTGAAAAGAGCTAA
- a CDS encoding RDD family protein produces the protein MNYENETTTTYDNTLDYVEYAGFWIRFGAAIIDGVVLVIPLMILSLIFTGSLSMLDSAEEASLTALIVYLAYLVGVLLYFVLLTSGPSQGTLGKMMVGIKVVDRFGEPISKGRSFGRFFSYYLSGLFLNIGYIIAGFTPKKQALHDYIVSTYVVKR, from the coding sequence ATTAATTACGAAAATGAAACAACGACAACATACGATAATACTCTCGATTATGTTGAATATGCCGGATTCTGGATCCGATTTGGAGCGGCTATTATTGACGGTGTTGTGTTGGTAATTCCGCTTATGATACTTTCGCTTATTTTCACCGGATCGCTCAGCATGCTTGACTCCGCTGAAGAGGCATCTCTTACGGCTTTGATTGTATACTTAGCCTACTTGGTTGGCGTCTTATTGTATTTCGTCCTTCTTACTAGCGGGCCATCACAAGGGACTCTTGGAAAAATGATGGTCGGTATAAAGGTTGTCGACCGCTTTGGGGAACCAATCAGCAAAGGACGTTCCTTCGGCAGATTTTTTAGCTATTATCTGTCCGGACTGTTCCTTAATATCGGCTATATTATTGCCGGGTTCACTCCGAAGAAGCAAGCGTTGCATGATTACATCGTCTCGACATATGTTGTAAAGAGATAA
- a CDS encoding 2OG-Fe(II) oxygenase: MRCLKLITDIKEQTIFNCIGSKLITDREIDIIVRLEEPLVVVLGNVLSDEECDELIKLSKDRMHRSKIGETREVNELRTSSGAFIEESENEIVVRIENRVSSIMNIPIEHAEGLQILQYIPGQQYKAHYDFFSSTSKAANNNRISTLVMYLNDVEEGGETFFPKLNFSVSPKKGMAVYFEYFYTDQTLNELTLHGGAPVITGEKWVATQWMRKQRVR; the protein is encoded by the coding sequence ATGAGGTGTTTGAAGTTGATAACGGACATTAAAGAACAAACGATATTCAACTGTATAGGAAGCAAACTTATTACGGATAGAGAGATTGACATCATTGTTAGACTTGAGGAACCATTAGTTGTTGTTTTAGGAAATGTATTGAGTGATGAAGAGTGTGATGAGCTGATCAAATTATCCAAGGACAGAATGCATCGTTCAAAGATCGGAGAGACTCGCGAAGTTAATGAACTACGAACAAGCAGTGGTGCGTTCATCGAAGAAAGTGAAAATGAAATTGTTGTACGAATCGAAAACAGGGTCTCATCCATTATGAATATACCGATTGAACACGCAGAAGGTCTTCAGATCCTTCAATATATACCTGGTCAACAGTACAAAGCACATTATGATTTCTTTTCATCTACTAGTAAAGCAGCAAATAATAATAGAATTAGTACGCTTGTTATGTACTTAAACGATGTGGAAGAAGGCGGAGAAACGTTCTTCCCTAAACTGAATTTCTCAGTTTCCCCTAAAAAAGGGATGGCGGTCTACTTCGAATACTTCTATACCGACCAAACATTAAACGAGTTAACGTTGCATGGCGGAGCACCGGTGATCACTGGTGAAAAGTGGGTCGCTACGCAATGGATGAGAAAACAAAGGGTCCGATAA
- a CDS encoding YvrJ family protein, whose amino-acid sequence MEQWLTFIQQIGFPIFVSFYLLHRLETKLEAIHNALVSLKVK is encoded by the coding sequence ATGGAGCAATGGCTAACTTTCATACAGCAAATCGGGTTTCCGATTTTCGTATCTTTTTATCTCTTGCACCGGCTTGAAACGAAACTCGAGGCCATTCATAATGCGCTTGTTTCTTTGAAAGTGAAGTAG
- a CDS encoding DUF2922 domain-containing protein, translated as MAKTLQLNFTTAAGKHTSLTVDEPRADLTPEEVEAAMQEIIDSQVFEVDGSFLATVRNARIIERTVDELVKV; from the coding sequence ATGGCAAAAACGTTACAATTGAACTTCACGACTGCTGCGGGAAAACATACATCCCTAACAGTGGACGAGCCACGGGCTGATTTGACACCAGAAGAAGTCGAAGCAGCCATGCAGGAAATTATCGATTCACAAGTGTTTGAAGTCGATGGATCTTTTCTTGCGACCGTAAGAAATGCTCGGATTATCGAGCGTACTGTTGATGAACTTGTAAAAGTGTAA
- a CDS encoding DUF1659 domain-containing protein produces the protein MASIEFRNAVGKVYFDGGITHDGKLIKKTKSYRGIAEGVTADSLYIALTQLAQLSEYPLIGAERVETAELMN, from the coding sequence ATGGCATCGATCGAATTCAGAAATGCAGTTGGAAAGGTGTACTTCGATGGCGGGATTACGCATGATGGGAAATTGATCAAGAAAACGAAGTCCTACCGCGGCATCGCAGAAGGGGTGACGGCTGACAGCCTATACATCGCCCTGACACAATTGGCACAGCTCTCCGAGTATCCATTAATCGGAGCAGAACGAGTAGAAACAGCAGAACTTATGAACTAA
- a CDS encoding aldo/keto reductase, whose protein sequence is MKYITLNNAVEIPIVGCGTNTYGKVGNQYSGALRGDTQEIDWAIENGYRHFDSAQLYNNEEVVGNGLKKSNLPREDFFITTKLNTFQGFAGADWAHAEIEKSLEKLQTDYIDLFLIHKPWDHDAEILEAWSILEDYYNRGVFKSIGVSNFEKDHLDLLLENGDIKPAANQIKSQVGNWNDELIAYNEKNGIATVAWSPLRGIDENAKQVLEEIGNQYGKTYAQVVLRYQFERDVIVIPKSHNKDRQAESLNIFDFELSANERERIAAL, encoded by the coding sequence ATGAAGTATATTACGTTAAATAATGCTGTTGAAATTCCGATCGTCGGTTGTGGTACAAATACTTATGGTAAAGTGGGGAACCAATACTCGGGGGCTTTAAGAGGGGACACTCAAGAAATCGACTGGGCAATTGAAAACGGCTACCGTCATTTTGACTCTGCTCAACTTTATAATAATGAAGAAGTCGTTGGTAATGGGTTGAAAAAATCCAATCTACCCCGTGAAGATTTCTTTATCACTACGAAACTGAATACATTTCAAGGGTTCGCTGGTGCAGATTGGGCCCATGCCGAAATTGAAAAAAGTTTAGAGAAATTGCAAACGGACTATATCGATTTATTCCTTATCCATAAGCCATGGGATCATGATGCTGAAATTTTGGAGGCATGGAGTATCCTTGAAGACTACTATAACCGCGGTGTGTTTAAGTCGATAGGTGTGTCTAACTTTGAAAAAGACCATCTTGATTTACTTCTTGAAAATGGCGACATTAAACCGGCTGCTAATCAAATTAAATCTCAAGTCGGAAACTGGAATGATGAATTAATTGCTTATAATGAAAAAAATGGTATTGCAACTGTAGCATGGTCTCCATTACGCGGTATCGATGAAAATGCAAAGCAGGTGTTAGAGGAAATCGGTAACCAATACGGGAAAACTTACGCACAAGTCGTTCTACGATATCAATTTGAACGCGATGTCATCGTCATTCCAAAGTCTCACAACAAAGATCGCCAAGCAGAAAGCCTGAACATTTTTGACTTTGAACTATCGGCAAACGAACGTGAACGCATTGCTGCACTGTAA
- a CDS encoding universal stress protein: MTLTYKQIIVAVDGSKESEWAFKKAVAVAERNDAALNLVYIVDTRSHSSVESFDRSAAESAHKYAVEMLNNYKAEAVKANVQSVNVIVEYGSPKAMIAKDLPNKLNADLIICGATGLNAVERFVMGSVSENIVRNAKCDVLVIRKPEQ, encoded by the coding sequence ATGACACTAACTTATAAACAAATAATTGTCGCAGTTGATGGTTCAAAAGAGTCGGAATGGGCTTTCAAAAAGGCAGTGGCCGTTGCCGAACGGAATGATGCCGCGTTGAATTTAGTCTATATTGTCGATACACGATCACATTCTTCTGTTGAGTCGTTTGACCGTTCTGCAGCTGAAAGCGCTCATAAATACGCAGTAGAAATGTTGAACAACTACAAAGCGGAAGCAGTTAAAGCTAATGTGCAAAGCGTCAATGTAATTGTCGAGTACGGCTCACCAAAAGCAATGATTGCAAAAGACCTCCCGAACAAGCTGAACGCAGATCTAATCATCTGTGGTGCGACGGGTTTGAATGCAGTTGAACGTTTTGTAATGGGCAGTGTCTCTGAAAACATTGTACGCAACGCAAAATGTGATGTACTTGTCATCCGTAAACCCGAACAATAA
- a CDS encoding sigma-70 family RNA polymerase sigma factor, which yields MLNLSEEEIWLSGLMDEFGERLTKLSFSYLKDWGKAQEVVQDVFFTCYKKRHQVLELDSIGSWLYRVTVNRCKDVLRTSWFKKVIVNNEVFHYQKTNQPSPEDASITKSDNERLVELVLALPVKYKEVILLFYYDDLSIEEISYVLKANPNTVKTRLKRGRESLMKNVERNDFLERSYE from the coding sequence ATGTTAAATCTTTCTGAGGAAGAAATTTGGCTTTCAGGTTTGATGGATGAATTTGGCGAACGCCTGACGAAGCTGTCTTTCAGCTATTTGAAAGATTGGGGGAAAGCGCAGGAAGTTGTACAAGATGTCTTTTTCACCTGTTATAAGAAGCGACATCAAGTACTTGAATTGGATTCCATTGGGTCGTGGCTATATAGGGTCACTGTGAATCGATGTAAAGACGTATTAAGGACTTCGTGGTTCAAGAAAGTAATCGTAAACAATGAGGTATTTCATTATCAAAAAACAAATCAGCCATCGCCTGAAGATGCATCTATCACAAAAAGCGATAATGAAAGACTGGTAGAACTTGTCCTTGCCTTACCGGTTAAATACAAAGAAGTTATTTTGCTCTTTTATTATGATGACCTGTCCATTGAGGAGATCAGTTATGTGTTGAAAGCCAATCCAAATACAGTCAAAACCCGTTTGAAAAGAGGGCGGGAATCATTAATGAAGAACGTGGAAAGGAATGATTTTCTTGAAAGATCCTACGAATGA
- a CDS encoding NAD(P)/FAD-dependent oxidoreductase codes for MDNDRNVFDVTIIGGGPVGLFTAFYAGMRKMSVNIIESLPQLGGQLTALYPEKYIYDIAGFPKISGQELIDNLLDQMAQFEPTITLGQDVRQVEKMEDGVFKLTTNREIHFSKAIIITAGNGAFQPKKIEIENAEKYEGKNLHYFIKDLNRFAGRNVQIFGGGDSAVDWSLMLEPIAKKVTLIHRRDKFRAHEASVEKVMNSSVEVKTPFIPIKFIGEDQIEQVVLGKVKGDQEEVIDVDDVIVNYGFVSSLGSISEWGLRIVKNSIVVNSKMETSIEGIYAAGDICTYEGKVKLIASGFGEATTAVSNAKVYVDPTAKVQTIHSTTLMEQAENKKAKVKHENSGLSS; via the coding sequence ATGGATAATGATCGAAATGTTTTTGATGTAACGATAATCGGTGGGGGGCCGGTAGGATTATTTACTGCGTTCTATGCGGGCATGAGAAAAATGTCTGTGAACATTATTGAAAGTCTGCCGCAACTTGGTGGACAGCTCACGGCTTTGTATCCCGAAAAGTATATTTACGATATAGCTGGATTTCCGAAAATCAGTGGCCAGGAGCTGATCGACAATCTGTTGGATCAGATGGCACAATTCGAACCTACAATCACTTTAGGGCAAGATGTCCGGCAAGTGGAGAAAATGGAAGATGGTGTTTTTAAACTGACGACGAATCGCGAAATCCATTTCTCAAAGGCGATTATCATTACAGCGGGCAATGGCGCCTTTCAGCCGAAAAAAATCGAAATTGAAAATGCGGAGAAATATGAAGGGAAGAACTTGCATTATTTCATAAAAGATTTAAACCGCTTTGCAGGTAGGAATGTGCAAATTTTCGGAGGGGGAGACTCGGCGGTTGACTGGTCGTTAATGCTTGAACCAATAGCCAAGAAAGTGACACTTATTCACAGAAGGGATAAATTCCGTGCTCACGAAGCGAGTGTGGAAAAGGTGATGAATTCATCTGTTGAGGTCAAAACTCCGTTCATACCAATTAAATTTATCGGTGAGGATCAGATAGAGCAAGTTGTACTTGGAAAAGTGAAGGGCGATCAGGAAGAAGTCATCGATGTGGATGATGTTATCGTAAATTATGGATTCGTTTCCTCCCTTGGTTCGATTAGCGAGTGGGGGCTTCGCATAGTGAAAAATAGCATTGTCGTCAATTCCAAAATGGAAACGTCCATTGAAGGAATCTATGCAGCAGGTGATATATGCACATATGAAGGAAAGGTGAAGCTGATTGCTAGTGGGTTTGGCGAGGCTACGACAGCAGTCAGTAATGCGAAGGTATATGTCGATCCGACAGCGAAAGTGCAAACGATTCACAGTACGACACTTATGGAACAAGCAGAGAATAAGAAAGCGAAAGTTAAACATGAAAACAGTGGATTATCTTCATAG
- the paaA gene encoding 1,2-phenylacetyl-CoA epoxidase subunit PaaA produces the protein MTTLHNMDEKDLMARFMERIEAGDKIEADDWMPEEYRLTLIKLISMHGISEIMGALPEKEWVPKAPSLQRKLGIMAKVQDEMGHGQLLLRVTEDLLKPYGKNRGDLMQDLFNGDLKFHNVFHMETKTWADAGIIGWLVDGAAIITQTDMLGASYGPYARALQRICAEEVFHAQHGESIIMALAEGTDEQKAMIQEALNRWWDSLLMFFGPASKETTGTSKQDITIKYKIRTKTNEDFRQIFFDKYIPRILSLGLTIPDPTFHYDNESGLWSYKQPDWEEFKRIIKNKGPRSQARLNLRRSSYENTAWVRDALSATVN, from the coding sequence ATGACGACTCTACACAATATGGATGAGAAGGATTTAATGGCCCGCTTTATGGAACGTATTGAGGCCGGGGATAAGATTGAGGCAGATGACTGGATGCCGGAAGAGTACAGACTGACATTGATTAAATTGATATCCATGCATGGAATCAGCGAAATTATGGGAGCGCTTCCAGAAAAGGAATGGGTACCGAAAGCACCTTCCCTTCAGCGGAAACTTGGAATCATGGCAAAGGTGCAGGATGAGATGGGGCACGGCCAGCTGTTGCTTCGGGTTACGGAAGACTTGCTAAAACCATATGGTAAAAATCGTGGAGATTTAATGCAAGATCTGTTCAACGGGGACTTGAAATTCCATAACGTGTTCCATATGGAAACGAAAACTTGGGCGGATGCGGGGATCATAGGCTGGCTTGTTGACGGAGCTGCTATTATTACGCAGACGGATATGTTAGGTGCTTCCTATGGACCGTATGCAAGGGCGCTGCAGCGGATTTGTGCGGAAGAAGTGTTTCATGCGCAACATGGCGAGTCAATCATCATGGCATTGGCGGAAGGGACGGATGAACAAAAAGCGATGATCCAAGAGGCCCTCAATCGCTGGTGGGATTCATTGCTCATGTTCTTTGGGCCGGCGAGCAAAGAGACTACGGGTACATCGAAGCAAGATATCACGATTAAATATAAAATCCGTACGAAGACAAATGAGGACTTCAGGCAAATCTTCTTTGACAAATACATTCCACGTATTTTATCGCTTGGATTAACAATTCCGGATCCGACTTTCCACTATGATAACGAAAGCGGTTTATGGTCGTACAAACAACCTGACTGGGAAGAGTTTAAGAGAATCATTAAGAATAAGGGTCCCCGCTCACAAGCACGCCTGAACTTGCGCCGGTCATCTTATGAAAATACTGCATGGGTACGCGATGCATTGAGTGCAACAGTCAATTAA
- the paaB gene encoding 1,2-phenylacetyl-CoA epoxidase subunit PaaB, producing MAEEQTFYQEYEVFSKRTPTSTFQYQFSLLAPNEEMALVLAQENFMRREPVVDIWIVNRKHIRKMDAEEKLTLKRLDNKDYRLTKGYGYLKKKWRHYEQEILDEKEILSWGGKRK from the coding sequence ATGGCCGAAGAACAAACATTTTACCAAGAATACGAAGTCTTCAGCAAACGGACGCCGACTTCGACATTCCAATACCAATTCAGCTTACTGGCTCCGAACGAAGAGATGGCACTCGTTTTGGCACAGGAGAATTTCATGCGTCGCGAGCCGGTTGTCGACATTTGGATTGTGAATCGAAAGCATATCCGAAAGATGGATGCAGAGGAGAAATTGACGCTTAAAAGGCTGGACAATAAAGATTATCGTCTGACAAAAGGCTACGGCTACTTGAAGAAAAAGTGGCGTCACTATGAACAGGAAATCTTGGATGAAAAAGAAATCTTGTCATGGGGAGGAAAGCGGAAATGA
- the paaC gene encoding 1,2-phenylacetyl-CoA epoxidase subunit PaaC encodes MSASENVMSAEEKEAITSLLFQLADDDFLFAYRGSEWLGLAPHIEEDVASSSISQDSMGHAAMYYKLLEELGAGNADELAHSREANERRNSILTERVNGEGVYMETPKFDWAYQVVRSYFYTQAKKVKIDSLCQSSYRPLAEAAVKVRIELYYHRLHWETWFKQLLSSTDEAKKRMNEAITLVMNDFGDMFSFGNQKQAIEKYKLIDSEEILKDRWIASIESVFAALQMDVPTIPETVTNNGRNGEHTVDLNEALLTLSAVYKVDPVASW; translated from the coding sequence ATGAGTGCAAGCGAAAACGTAATGAGTGCAGAAGAAAAAGAAGCAATCACGAGCCTGTTATTCCAATTGGCGGATGATGATTTCTTGTTTGCGTACCGGGGATCCGAGTGGCTCGGACTCGCTCCACATATCGAGGAAGATGTCGCTTCATCATCGATTAGCCAAGACAGCATGGGGCATGCAGCGATGTACTATAAACTTCTTGAGGAATTAGGGGCGGGAAATGCTGATGAATTAGCCCATTCGCGCGAGGCAAATGAAAGAAGAAACAGCATTTTAACAGAACGGGTAAACGGGGAAGGCGTTTATATGGAAACGCCGAAATTTGACTGGGCCTATCAAGTTGTCAGAAGTTATTTTTACACGCAAGCGAAAAAAGTGAAGATCGATTCACTCTGCCAAAGCTCGTACAGACCACTTGCTGAAGCTGCGGTAAAAGTGAGGATTGAACTTTATTATCACAGATTGCATTGGGAAACTTGGTTTAAACAATTATTAAGTTCCACCGATGAGGCGAAAAAGAGAATGAACGAAGCTATTACTCTCGTTATGAATGACTTTGGTGACATGTTCTCTTTTGGAAATCAAAAACAAGCAATTGAAAAATATAAGTTGATAGACAGTGAAGAAATCTTGAAGGATAGGTGGATAGCGAGCATTGAATCAGTGTTTGCTGCTCTTCAAATGGATGTACCGACAATCCCGGAAACAGTTACGAATAATGGAAGGAATGGCGAGCATACAGTAGACCTGAATGAAGCTCTGCTAACGCTTTCTGCAGTTTACAAGGTAGATCCGGTGGCTTCCTGGTAA
- the paaD gene encoding 1,2-phenylacetyl-CoA epoxidase subunit PaaD, with protein MAVSESVSIDRIYEMLVTVKDPEIDTVSIIDLGMVEEVTTSGNSVKVVLLPTFLGCPALEIIKKNTMDAVKQLPEVEDVDVEFVFHPPWTSDRITEAGHVNLRAFGIAPPPRYFQEDGSWHVDCAYCGSTYVTMENIFGPTACRSILYCKSCKNVFEAMKPVSTLM; from the coding sequence ATGGCTGTTTCTGAAAGCGTTTCCATTGATCGTATCTATGAAATGCTTGTGACTGTGAAAGACCCTGAAATTGATACGGTCAGCATTATTGACCTTGGCATGGTTGAAGAAGTCACGACCTCGGGGAATTCCGTAAAAGTGGTTTTACTTCCGACATTTTTAGGTTGCCCGGCATTAGAAATTATTAAGAAGAATACGATGGATGCAGTTAAACAATTACCTGAGGTCGAAGATGTCGATGTGGAATTCGTCTTTCATCCGCCGTGGACATCAGATCGCATTACAGAAGCGGGGCATGTGAATCTGCGGGCGTTTGGAATAGCCCCACCCCCACGATATTTTCAAGAAGACGGCTCATGGCATGTAGATTGTGCGTATTGCGGATCGACATATGTGACAATGGAAAACATCTTCGGGCCGACTGCATGCAGAAGCATTTTGTATTGTAAGAGCTGTAAAAATGTATTCGAAGCAATGAAACCAGTTTCGACACTAATGTAA
- a CDS encoding EthD family reductase — MAKLIALYKHPENKEEFDNHYFNVHAPLTAEIPGLREMKVTKFTGSPMGGEGKYYLMCEMYYDSLEDLQAGLRSPEGKASGKDLMGFARDLVTLMIGEDA; from the coding sequence ATGGCTAAATTAATCGCTCTATACAAACACCCTGAAAACAAAGAGGAATTCGATAATCACTACTTTAATGTTCATGCGCCGCTAACAGCGGAAATTCCCGGACTTCGTGAAATGAAAGTGACAAAATTCACGGGATCTCCTATGGGAGGAGAGGGAAAATACTATCTCATGTGTGAGATGTATTATGACAGTTTGGAAGATTTGCAAGCAGGTTTACGTTCACCAGAAGGAAAAGCGTCCGGAAAGGACTTAATGGGGTTTGCACGTGATCTTGTTACATTAATGATTGGTGAGGATGCATAA
- a CDS encoding enoyl-CoA hydratase-related protein, with protein sequence MTGFEFIETSLEENGVAVIYLNRPRQLNSLNRKMVSEIVAAMEDYDRDDNIRVIVLTGVGRAFSAGADIDEMTDDDPISLELLNQFADWDRLTLIKKPIIGAVKGFVFGGGFELALCCDLLISENGTQFSFPEVGLGVMPGAGGTQRLTKLAGRTKAIEWLWTGERISAETALKYGVINKIVAPELLMEETMKFANRLAKQPPLSLRLIKDSVNKAVDYPLYEGMQYERKNFYLLFASQDQKEGMNAFVEKRKPDYRGK encoded by the coding sequence ATGACCGGTTTCGAATTCATCGAAACTTCCTTGGAGGAAAATGGGGTAGCGGTCATTTATCTGAATCGCCCCCGCCAGTTGAACTCATTGAATCGAAAAATGGTCAGTGAAATCGTCGCAGCAATGGAAGATTATGATCGTGATGATAACATCCGAGTCATTGTGCTCACTGGCGTCGGCCGTGCTTTTTCAGCGGGAGCTGATATTGATGAAATGACTGATGATGACCCAATCAGCCTTGAATTATTGAACCAATTTGCGGATTGGGACCGTCTAACACTTATTAAGAAACCGATTATCGGTGCTGTCAAAGGATTTGTTTTCGGAGGGGGTTTCGAGCTTGCCCTCTGTTGTGATCTATTAATCTCAGAAAATGGAACACAGTTTTCATTCCCCGAAGTCGGACTTGGCGTCATGCCAGGTGCGGGAGGTACGCAGCGGCTGACGAAACTTGCAGGCCGTACGAAAGCGATTGAATGGCTATGGACGGGAGAGCGGATTTCAGCTGAAACGGCTCTTAAATACGGAGTTATTAATAAAATCGTTGCCCCCGAATTATTAATGGAGGAAACAATGAAGTTCGCAAATCGACTCGCAAAACAACCGCCACTATCGCTGCGCCTCATTAAAGATTCGGTCAATAAAGCAGTGGATTATCCTTTATATGAAGGAATGCAATATGAACGGAAAAATTTCTATCTGCTTTTCGCTTCGCAGGATCAAAAAGAAGGTATGAATGCTTTCGTGGAAAAAAGAAAACCGGATTATCGGGGGAAGTAA
- a CDS encoding enoyl-CoA hydratase-related protein, protein MTETIRYEIADGVFYLFLNRPDKLNAFTAQMNREVKDAIKAASNDDEVRCIVITGEGRAFCSGQDLSEVDENMDHGQVLRDHYEPMMKQIRDCEKPIIAAVNGVAAGAGFSLALACDFRLIAERASFVNAFIHVGLIPDSGNLYYLSQLVGHAKATELAILGEKVSAADAVEMGLANRLIPVDTWEEDVTAFATRIAALPTKAIGLIKRSLKATSTLSFEDYLEQEAQGQRIAGLTKDHREGVKAFMEKRKPVYQGQ, encoded by the coding sequence ATGACTGAGACAATTCGCTATGAAATCGCTGATGGGGTTTTCTATCTCTTTTTAAATAGACCGGACAAACTGAATGCCTTTACCGCGCAGATGAACCGGGAAGTTAAAGATGCTATCAAAGCCGCTTCCAATGATGATGAAGTTCGTTGCATTGTCATTACAGGCGAAGGACGGGCATTCTGTTCCGGACAGGATCTATCAGAAGTCGATGAGAACATGGATCATGGCCAGGTGTTACGGGACCATTATGAGCCGATGATGAAACAAATAAGAGACTGTGAGAAACCGATTATTGCCGCTGTAAATGGAGTAGCAGCTGGAGCTGGATTCAGCCTTGCGCTTGCATGCGACTTCAGACTTATTGCGGAGCGGGCAAGTTTTGTAAATGCCTTCATACATGTCGGTCTTATTCCGGACTCCGGCAATCTCTATTATCTATCACAACTTGTAGGACATGCCAAAGCAACGGAATTAGCCATATTAGGTGAAAAAGTGAGTGCTGCTGATGCAGTGGAAATGGGCCTTGCGAATCGGCTGATTCCGGTAGATACATGGGAAGAGGACGTCACTGCATTCGCAACCCGGATTGCAGCTTTGCCTACCAAAGCAATCGGGTTGATCAAACGTTCATTGAAGGCGACTTCCACACTTTCATTCGAAGACTATCTTGAACAAGAAGCCCAAGGACAGCGGATTGCGGGTCTGACAAAAGATCACCGTGAAGGTGTCAAGGCATTCATGGAAAAAAGAAAACCTGTCTACCAAGGGCAATAG